The following are from one region of the Mycetohabitans rhizoxinica HKI 454 genome:
- a CDS encoding type II toxin-antitoxin system RelE/ParE family toxin, producing MIISFRHKGLEALFREDSTRGVQAAHAAKLRRILAALNAACSPRELDQPGYKLHLLKGDMKEHWSIWINGNWRVTFRFIGVDVELVDYQDYH from the coding sequence ATGATAATCAGTTTTCGGCACAAAGGGCTTGAAGCCTTGTTTCGCGAGGATTCCACGCGAGGTGTGCAAGCAGCCCACGCGGCCAAACTCCGCCGCATCTTGGCTGCGCTCAACGCTGCCTGTTCGCCGCGAGAATTGGATCAGCCCGGCTATAAATTGCATCTCCTGAAAGGAGACATGAAAGAGCACTGGTCAATATGGATCAACGGTAACTGGCGCGTCACCTTCCGATTCATCGGTGTTGACGTTGAGCTGGTCGATTACCAAGACTATCATTAA
- a CDS encoding HigA family addiction module antitoxin, whose amino-acid sequence MSWSITKTIIKDYDMMKHHPHPGELLREDVLQPLEIDVTEAAARLGYNRTSLSRVLNGHSGISPDLALRLERAGVSTARFWMNLQTNYELWQAEQREQPPVRPLQSNDSIPDALKVR is encoded by the coding sequence TTGAGCTGGTCGATTACCAAGACTATCATTAAGGATTACGACATGATGAAGCATCATCCGCACCCCGGCGAGCTGCTGCGCGAGGACGTGCTGCAACCGCTTGAAATTGACGTGACCGAAGCCGCTGCGCGGCTCGGCTATAACCGCACGTCGCTCTCGCGTGTGCTGAATGGACACTCCGGCATCAGCCCCGATCTTGCCTTGCGCCTGGAACGCGCAGGCGTCAGCACGGCGCGTTTCTGGATGAACCTGCAAACCAATTACGAACTTTGGCAGGCTGAACAGCGCGAACAGCCGCCTGTAAGGCCGTTGCAGTCGAATGACTCCATCCCGGATGCATTAAAAGTGCGATGA
- a CDS encoding type II toxin-antitoxin system Phd/YefM family antitoxin, whose protein sequence is MHAWPVQDAKARFSELLDACVSEGPQLVTRRGAETAVLVPITEWKRLNAAARPSLKALLLSDFSRGDLDLPQRGRAQRRTTLAL, encoded by the coding sequence ATGCATGCTTGGCCTGTACAAGACGCGAAAGCCCGTTTCAGCGAGCTACTTGACGCCTGTGTCAGTGAGGGGCCACAGTTGGTGACCCGTCGCGGCGCAGAAACAGCCGTGCTGGTGCCTATCACGGAGTGGAAACGGCTCAACGCCGCCGCACGCCCTTCGCTGAAAGCCTTGCTGTTGTCCGATTTCAGTCGTGGTGACCTTGACTTGCCACAACGTGGACGGGCGCAGCGTCGCACCACTCTTGCTCTATAA
- a CDS encoding type II toxin-antitoxin system VapC family toxin, translating into MFLLDTNIVSELRKLRPHGAVVSWLESVPDHELYLSAVTLGEIQAGIEITREQDADKASAIEAWADQVSATYNVLPMDAATFRIWAKLMHRQSNTVYEDAMIAASALMHKLIVATRNVRDFERFDVPVFNPFGK; encoded by the coding sequence GTGTTTCTTTTGGATACGAATATTGTTTCTGAGCTTCGCAAACTTCGCCCGCATGGGGCAGTCGTGTCATGGCTCGAAAGCGTTCCCGACCACGAGCTTTATCTGTCCGCTGTGACACTCGGTGAAATCCAAGCAGGCATCGAAATCACGCGCGAGCAAGACGCCGACAAGGCATCAGCGATAGAAGCGTGGGCCGATCAAGTCAGCGCGACCTACAATGTCTTGCCCATGGATGCTGCGACCTTCCGGATCTGGGCAAAGCTGATGCATCGTCAGTCGAACACAGTTTATGAAGACGCCATGATCGCGGCTAGCGCGCTGATGCACAAACTTATCGTCGCCACGAGAAACGTTCGCGACTTTGAACGCTTTGACGTACCGGTGTTCAACCCATTCGGGAAATGA
- a CDS encoding ISNCY family transposase: MHRAALVTLNMRELDRLKVVQAVVDSRLKPGRAAERLGLTVRQIERLVIRYRECGAAGLASRKRGRPGNRQLDTELARRALTLIRERYADFGPTLACEKLWECHSIGLAKETVRRLMTQAGLWIPRRQRPPKLYQPRARRACLGELIQIDGSEHAWFEDRAPSCTLLVYVDDATSRLMHLHFTTTESTFSYFEATRVYIERYGKPGAFYSDKASVFRNVSPGKTGNRVTHFGRAMYELNIDTFCANSSSAKGRVERAHLTLQDRLVKEMRLRGISTVAQANAYAPCFIAAYNVRFAKPPKSDFDAHRPLRFDESLDLALTWREPRKVTKSLTVQYDRVIYLLDDTLENRKLIDRYIDVWEYPDGRIELRADGRVLPSRQYDRLAEIDQGAVVEHKRLSHVLQIAQAIQAQRDNSRIGKAPSRMHLGDSTRSNRNERQPGKKKQREFTQADIEDVILPGVDRRNNHCANLAVGLPGTVEQA, from the coding sequence ATGCATCGAGCAGCACTGGTGACATTGAATATGCGAGAATTGGATCGTCTAAAGGTGGTACAGGCTGTTGTCGATAGCAGGCTCAAGCCCGGGCGTGCAGCTGAGCGGCTAGGTCTGACGGTACGGCAGATCGAACGACTCGTGATCCGGTACCGGGAATGCGGCGCGGCTGGACTAGCCTCGCGCAAGCGTGGCCGTCCCGGCAACCGGCAGCTGGACACTGAACTGGCCCGGCGGGCGCTGACGCTCATCCGCGAGCGCTACGCCGATTTTGGGCCAACACTGGCCTGCGAGAAGTTGTGGGAATGCCACAGCATTGGACTGGCTAAGGAGACGGTTCGCCGGCTGATGACACAGGCCGGCTTGTGGATACCGCGCCGGCAGCGTCCGCCGAAGCTTTACCAGCCGCGGGCACGGCGCGCGTGCCTGGGCGAGCTAATCCAGATTGACGGCAGCGAGCATGCGTGGTTCGAAGACCGAGCGCCCTCATGCACGCTGTTAGTGTACGTGGACGATGCGACGAGCCGGCTGATGCACTTGCACTTCACGACGACGGAATCGACGTTCAGCTATTTCGAAGCGACGCGGGTGTATATCGAGCGCTACGGCAAGCCTGGCGCGTTCTACAGCGACAAGGCAAGCGTGTTCCGCAATGTCAGCCCGGGCAAGACTGGAAACCGGGTAACGCACTTTGGCCGCGCAATGTACGAGTTGAACATCGATACGTTCTGCGCAAACAGCAGTTCGGCCAAGGGGCGCGTTGAGCGCGCGCATTTGACTCTGCAGGACCGGTTGGTCAAGGAGATGCGGCTTCGCGGCATCAGCACGGTGGCCCAGGCCAATGCGTATGCGCCCTGCTTCATCGCGGCTTACAACGTACGCTTCGCGAAGCCACCGAAGAGCGATTTCGATGCACATCGGCCGCTACGCTTTGACGAGAGCCTTGATTTGGCGCTCACCTGGCGCGAGCCGCGCAAGGTAACGAAGTCGCTCACGGTGCAATACGACCGCGTCATATACCTGCTGGATGACACGCTAGAGAATCGCAAGCTGATCGACCGCTATATCGACGTGTGGGAGTATCCGGATGGCCGCATTGAGCTTCGAGCCGACGGCCGTGTGTTGCCCAGCAGGCAGTATGACCGGCTGGCTGAAATCGATCAGGGCGCCGTTGTCGAACACAAACGCTTGAGCCATGTGCTGCAAATTGCGCAAGCCATTCAAGCACAACGCGATAACAGCCGGATCGGTAAAGCGCCGTCTCGAATGCACTTGGGCGATTCAACCCGGAGCAACCGGAACGAACGTCAACCGGGTAAGAAGAAACAGCGCGAGTTCACGCAGGCTGACATTGAGGACGTAATCTTGCCGGGCGTAGACAGGCGCAACAACCACTGCGCAAACCTGGCCGTTGGTCTGCCAGGGACAGTGGAACAGGCGTAA
- a CDS encoding IS110 family transposase, whose product MRTDHLAGVDTENIILATSLELAGAQWKIALHDGRRQSPAVHTVRGAQAAMRVQALLEVIERYKQKWSLPQEVRVVVSYEAGQDGFWIYRALRSRGMECYVIDAASIPVERHRRRAKTDRLDAIKLVTNLRAWLHGERDRMRVVRVPSLQDEASRQLIRDRGQLHKEVLQHRERMRKLLITMGCWDGFDHRTFAKRLASGKLVCHDGTPLPSELHERLLRETARLALAEEQLAALERTLQERLPAPVRKRIAYLRHLKGVGHIGASRLMLELFWREFDNRRQLGACVGLVPQPYDSGQSRIDQGISKQGNRRVRTQLIEMAWCWLRYQPSSALAQWFNKRTQGTEANRRARRIAIVALARRLVIALWRYLKDGVIPQSAQLKGA is encoded by the coding sequence ATGCGTACAGATCACTTAGCCGGAGTCGATACCGAGAACATAATACTGGCGACGTCACTCGAACTGGCGGGGGCCCAATGGAAAATTGCGCTGCACGACGGACGCAGACAGAGTCCAGCGGTGCACACGGTAAGGGGGGCGCAAGCGGCCATGCGAGTGCAAGCCCTATTGGAGGTGATTGAGCGATACAAGCAGAAATGGTCGCTGCCCCAAGAGGTGCGTGTGGTGGTCAGTTATGAGGCTGGACAGGATGGATTTTGGATCTATAGAGCACTGCGCTCGCGTGGCATGGAGTGTTACGTGATCGATGCGGCCAGTATTCCGGTGGAGCGGCACAGGCGTCGCGCCAAGACGGATCGGCTTGATGCGATCAAGCTGGTCACGAATTTGCGAGCATGGCTGCATGGCGAACGCGACCGCATGCGCGTAGTGCGAGTGCCCTCGCTGCAAGATGAAGCGTCGCGCCAGTTGATTCGTGATCGAGGCCAGTTGCACAAAGAGGTGCTGCAGCACCGCGAGCGTATGCGTAAGTTGTTGATCACGATGGGTTGCTGGGACGGTTTCGATCATAGGACGTTTGCCAAGCGGCTAGCTAGCGGCAAACTGGTTTGTCATGATGGCACGCCGCTGCCCAGCGAGCTGCATGAACGACTGTTACGCGAGACGGCCCGCCTGGCGCTTGCCGAAGAACAACTCGCGGCACTTGAGCGCACACTGCAAGAACGCCTACCGGCACCTGTACGCAAACGCATCGCTTATCTTAGGCACCTCAAAGGTGTAGGCCATATCGGGGCATCGCGCCTGATGCTTGAGTTGTTCTGGCGCGAGTTTGATAACCGGCGGCAGCTGGGCGCCTGCGTAGGCCTGGTCCCGCAGCCCTACGATAGCGGACAGAGCCGGATTGATCAGGGGATCAGCAAGCAGGGAAATAGGCGAGTGCGAACCCAACTCATCGAGATGGCCTGGTGCTGGTTGCGATATCAGCCTAGCAGTGCGCTGGCGCAGTGGTTCAACAAGCGCACGCAGGGCACCGAAGCCAATCGCCGTGCGCGGCGCATTGCGATTGTCGCGCTTGCCAGGCGGCTAGTGATTGCATTATGGCGCTACCTAAAAGACGGCGTGATTCCACAAAGCGCTCAGTTGAAAGGGGCATGA
- the istA gene encoding IS21 family transposase: MAMLQKEQWMQVHVLKAQGLSLREIARRLGVSRNTVTRYLASQDVPRYKQREPRPSKLDQFQAYILERMQAAWPETIAAPALLRELRALGYEGQLRSIQAFMKAHKPVPAPDPLVRFETEPGRQMQCDFVVFRRGADPLYAFTATLGFSRWRWARFATNEKAETLIACHHALFETLGGVPCEILYDNAKTIVLERDAYGKGEHRWHPGLLDLAKRYGFMPRLCQPYRARTKGKVERFHRYLRGNFYVPLSSWLKQSGMVLDVDTANAEVGKWLRDVANQRVHPVTGAPPATLLEERERDTLRSLPAFATQLWVTTPVGRPSAPSAISLQHPLSVYQQLLTEVHA, translated from the coding sequence CTGGCGATGCTTCAGAAGGAACAGTGGATGCAAGTCCATGTACTCAAAGCCCAAGGGTTGTCGTTGCGAGAGATCGCGCGGCGCCTGGGCGTGTCTCGCAACACTGTGACGCGTTACTTAGCGTCGCAGGACGTGCCTCGCTACAAGCAGCGTGAACCACGGCCGAGCAAGCTTGATCAGTTTCAGGCGTACATTCTTGAGAGGATGCAAGCGGCCTGGCCCGAGACGATCGCCGCTCCAGCGTTGCTGCGTGAACTGCGCGCGCTGGGCTATGAAGGGCAGCTGCGCAGTATTCAAGCTTTTATGAAGGCGCACAAACCTGTGCCGGCACCTGATCCGCTCGTGCGCTTCGAGACCGAGCCGGGGCGACAGATGCAATGCGACTTCGTCGTATTTCGTCGCGGCGCTGATCCGCTGTACGCGTTCACCGCCACGCTCGGTTTTAGCCGTTGGCGCTGGGCACGCTTTGCCACCAACGAGAAGGCCGAAACGCTGATTGCTTGCCATCACGCTTTATTTGAAACGCTCGGCGGGGTGCCTTGCGAGATCCTGTACGACAACGCCAAGACGATCGTGCTCGAGCGTGATGCGTACGGTAAGGGTGAACATCGATGGCATCCAGGTCTACTCGATCTGGCTAAGCGCTACGGCTTCATGCCCAGACTCTGCCAGCCCTATCGCGCGCGCACGAAGGGCAAGGTCGAGCGCTTCCATCGGTATCTGCGCGGCAACTTTTATGTGCCGCTGTCCAGTTGGCTCAAGCAGTCGGGTATGGTACTGGACGTCGATACGGCCAACGCCGAGGTAGGCAAATGGCTGCGAGACGTTGCAAACCAACGGGTGCACCCGGTCACGGGAGCGCCACCAGCAACGCTTCTCGAAGAGCGCGAACGAGACACGCTGCGCAGCTTGCCCGCGTTTGCAACACAGCTATGGGTAACCACGCCGGTCGGCAGACCGTCGGCACCTTCAGCCATATCGTTGCAGCATCCCTTGTCGGTCTACCAGCAATTGCTGACCGAGGTGCATGCATGA